In a single window of the Rhodamnia argentea isolate NSW1041297 chromosome 2, ASM2092103v1, whole genome shotgun sequence genome:
- the LOC115726514 gene encoding DNA-directed RNA polymerase I subunit rpa43-like isoform X3 — translation MEGLKVSDADLVLRVPPSKSSRASQAILRELSSHLFQFSEIFDGVLLAYDVDIVDQNAKIIQVIQPSSGVRLKAKLLLFSPKPNMSLEGRVVKLTPESIHVIVLGFASAVIIDEDIREEFEFRTDLNSVLKGIMAVSTHILQKHGKEVFRSKAHSRHVIKVGTVIRFLVKRCFHLFILHTLFLVSLPMSGWECPRI, via the exons ATGGAGGGATTGAAGGTTTCGGATGCGGACTTGGTGTTGCGCGTCCCTCCCTCGAAGAGCAGCCGAGCGTCTCAGGCGATTCTCCGCGAGCTCAGCTCTCACCTCTTCCA GTTTAGTGAAATTTTTGATGGAGTATTATTGGCTTATGACGTTGATATTGTCGATCAAAATGCCAAGATTATTCAAGTGATCCAGCCATCCTCTGGCGTGAGACTCAAAGCAAAACTGCTGCTTTTTTCTCCCAAGCCAAATATGTCACTAG AGGGGAGGGTTGTAAAACTCACACCGGAATCCATTCATGTCATTGTTCTTGGTTTTGCATCTGCTGTAATAATCGATGAAGACATTCGTGAAGAATTCGAATTCAGAACT gatttgaattcagtTTTGAAAGGCATAATGGCTGTATCGACTCATATCTTGCAGAAGCACGGTAAGGAAGTATTTCGCAGCAAAGCTCACAGTCGACACGTTATAAAGGTTGGAACCGTGATACGCTTTTTAGTTAAAAG GTGTTTTCACTTATTTATTCTCCACACATTATTTCTAGTTTCTCTACCCATGTCCGGGTGGGAATGCCCAAGAATTTAA
- the LOC115726514 gene encoding DNA-directed RNA polymerase I subunit rpa43-like isoform X2, which translates to MEGLKVSDADLVLRVPPSKSSRASQAILRELSSHLFQFSEIFDGVLLAYDVDIVDQNAKIIQVIQPSSGVRLKAKLLLFSPKPNMSLEGRVVKLTPESIHVIVLGFASAVIIDEDIREEFEFRTKHGKEVFRSKAHSRHVIKVGTVIRFLVKSLDKEILHICGSLKPTNTGSIHWLDNNVIEISLTDRSGMKRESENEMERHEHAVLGGEKISVCNDQIKKSKKRRLREES; encoded by the exons ATGGAGGGATTGAAGGTTTCGGATGCGGACTTGGTGTTGCGCGTCCCTCCCTCGAAGAGCAGCCGAGCGTCTCAGGCGATTCTCCGCGAGCTCAGCTCTCACCTCTTCCA GTTTAGTGAAATTTTTGATGGAGTATTATTGGCTTATGACGTTGATATTGTCGATCAAAATGCCAAGATTATTCAAGTGATCCAGCCATCCTCTGGCGTGAGACTCAAAGCAAAACTGCTGCTTTTTTCTCCCAAGCCAAATATGTCACTAG AGGGGAGGGTTGTAAAACTCACACCGGAATCCATTCATGTCATTGTTCTTGGTTTTGCATCTGCTGTAATAATCGATGAAGACATTCGTGAAGAATTCGAATTCAGAACT AAGCACGGTAAGGAAGTATTTCGCAGCAAAGCTCACAGTCGACACGTTATAAAGGTTGGAACCGTGATACGCTTTTTAGTTAAAAG TTTGGACAAGGAAATACTGCACATTTGCGGTTCCCTAAAACCAACCAACACAGGAAGCATTCATTGGTTGGATAATAATGTCATAGAAATATCCCTCACAGATAG GAGTGGTatgaaaagagagagcgagaatGAAATGGAGAGGCACGAGCATGCTGTGTTAGGAGGGGAAAAAATTTCTGTATGcaatgatcaaattaaaaagtcgAAGAAACGAAGATTAAGGGAAGAGTCTTAA
- the LOC115726514 gene encoding DNA-directed RNA polymerase I subunit rpa43-like isoform X1 — MEGLKVSDADLVLRVPPSKSSRASQAILRELSSHLFQFSEIFDGVLLAYDVDIVDQNAKIIQVIQPSSGVRLKAKLLLFSPKPNMSLEGRVVKLTPESIHVIVLGFASAVIIDEDIREEFEFRTDLNSVLKGIMAVSTHILQKHGKEVFRSKAHSRHVIKVGTVIRFLVKSLDKEILHICGSLKPTNTGSIHWLDNNVIEISLTDRSGMKRESENEMERHEHAVLGGEKISVCNDQIKKSKKRRLREES, encoded by the exons ATGGAGGGATTGAAGGTTTCGGATGCGGACTTGGTGTTGCGCGTCCCTCCCTCGAAGAGCAGCCGAGCGTCTCAGGCGATTCTCCGCGAGCTCAGCTCTCACCTCTTCCA GTTTAGTGAAATTTTTGATGGAGTATTATTGGCTTATGACGTTGATATTGTCGATCAAAATGCCAAGATTATTCAAGTGATCCAGCCATCCTCTGGCGTGAGACTCAAAGCAAAACTGCTGCTTTTTTCTCCCAAGCCAAATATGTCACTAG AGGGGAGGGTTGTAAAACTCACACCGGAATCCATTCATGTCATTGTTCTTGGTTTTGCATCTGCTGTAATAATCGATGAAGACATTCGTGAAGAATTCGAATTCAGAACT gatttgaattcagtTTTGAAAGGCATAATGGCTGTATCGACTCATATCTTGCAGAAGCACGGTAAGGAAGTATTTCGCAGCAAAGCTCACAGTCGACACGTTATAAAGGTTGGAACCGTGATACGCTTTTTAGTTAAAAG TTTGGACAAGGAAATACTGCACATTTGCGGTTCCCTAAAACCAACCAACACAGGAAGCATTCATTGGTTGGATAATAATGTCATAGAAATATCCCTCACAGATAG GAGTGGTatgaaaagagagagcgagaatGAAATGGAGAGGCACGAGCATGCTGTGTTAGGAGGGGAAAAAATTTCTGTATGcaatgatcaaattaaaaagtcgAAGAAACGAAGATTAAGGGAAGAGTCTTAA